From the genome of Xylocopilactobacillus apis:
AAATTTTACCTTTTTTGTTAAACACTAATAATCATTGGAATGACAATTGGCTTTCTTTCTGTTTTATCATATAAATAATCTTGTAAAGCATCGATAATTGCTTCGTTGAGCATGGATTCATTTACATGCTGCTGTTCACGGAAGCACTGCTTAATAGCATGATAAACTTGTTTTTGAGCTTGATTGATTAAGTCACCAGATTCTCTCATGTAGATAAACCCACGTGATAGAATATCTGGGCCTGATAGAATTTGACCAGTTTTCATCTTAACAGTTGCACATGCTGCGACTAATCCGTCTTCACTTAACAATTGTCTTTCATGAATAACAGCATTTCCAATATCCCCAATTCCGTTACCGTCTACGAAAGCATCACTAGCTGGGAAGTGATCAACAACTTCTGCTTTTTCATGGTTAACTTCTAGAACATCACCATTTTCCATAATAAAACAATTTTCTTTTGGTACATCACATAACTGAGCTAATTCAGTATGAATTTTCAACATTCGGTATTCACCGTGAATCGGCATGAAAAATTTAGGCTTCATTAATCGAAGCATTAGCTTTTGTTCTTCTTGACCACCGTGTCCGGAAGTGTGAACATTGTTTACTTTCCCGTGAATGACGTTAGCTCCTGCCTCTTCCAATCCATTAATAACATGATTAACACTAGCAGTGTTACCTGGAATTGGTGAAGAAGAGAAGATGACGGTATCTCCAGGGACTATTGAAATTTGTTTATGAGTTCCATTAGCAATTCTAGAAAGAGCAGCCATCGGCTCTCCTTGAGATCCCGTACAAAGAATCATCAATTTATCGCCAGAAACTTTATTAACGTCTTTTGGCTCAATTAAAGTATCTTTAGGGTAATCTAGATAGCCTAATTCTATTCCGTTTTTGATTGCGGCTTCCATACTACGACCGAAAACTGCAATTTTTCTTCCTTGCTCAATCGCTACGTCAGATGCTTGTTTAATTCTTGAAATATTAGAAGCAAAACTAGCGAAAATGATTCTTCCTTCAATTGCACCCATAATGTTTCTAATGGATGTTCCAACAAAACGTTCAGACTTGGTAAAAGTTGGAATTTCTGCATTTGTAGAATCAGACATTAAAAGTAGAACACCATCAGATCCAAGTTTGGCCATTCTTTGTAAATTTGGGGCAGGTTGACCATCAACGGGAGTTAAGTCAAACTTGAAGTCACCAGTTTGAACAATGATTCCTTCAGGAGTATGGACAGCAACCCCTAAAGTATCAGGGATCGAGTGAGTTGTCCTAAAGAAAGTAACTGACATTTCTCCAAAATCTAAAACAGAATCTTCATTAATTTCATTTAACTGGCAATCTTTAGTTAATCCATTTTCTTCTAGTTTACTTTGAATTAAAGCTAAAGCTAAAGGACCTGCATAAATATCAATACCAGGAAGCTGTCTCAATAGAAAAGGGATACCGCCAATATGGTCTTCATGTCCGTGAGTGATTACAAGTCCTAAAATCTTATCGCGATTTTTAATAAGGTGTTGGTAATCGGAAATTACATAATCAATCCCTAGTAAATCGTCTTCTGGAAATTTAATACCACAATCGATAACTACAATTTTATCGTTGTACTCAATACAGTACATGTTCTTTCCAATTTCGCCTAGACCGCCAATTGCCGCAACTCGAACATTTTTTGTTTTTTTTGATTTCGTAGGCATCATAAGTCCTTTATGATTGAGAAATCAGGGTTGTGTTCCTTCTCATAGTTTAAATATTCATCATTTAACTCTGTAACATATTCAATACCGTAGTTAAATTTATCTGTTATTTTTTTCTTTAAATCCGGAATGCTTTCAGCTTCCGCATATAGACACTTTGTACTTTCCCGACGGGGAGCACTTTCAGAGTCTTCTTGATAATAAACTTTATAAATCATATTCCTCCAATTTATTCAATAATTATTGTATTTTCAGGTAATTTAAAAGGAGATTCTTTATCAATGTGATCATAAAAAAGAGTCCCATTCAAATGGTCAATTTCATGCTGAACGACAATTGCTGGATAATTTTCCAATTTAATTTCATGGCGTTCACCATTAACATCATAATATTCAAGGGTAATCCGGTCAGTTCTAATAACAAGACCTGCTACATTGCGATCGACAGAAAGACAGCCCTCACCTTCGTTGAGTGCTGCGCGTTTCACTGATTCTCTTAATATCCTTGGGTTATAAAGTACATCTTTAAAAACAATTGATCCATCATTGTCGGGCACTAAAACTGCCGCAACTCTTTTTGAAACATCAATTTGAGGAGCTGCTAAACCAACGCCGGCTCTAAGATGATACTTTTCAGCCAATTTTTCGTCTTGACTGACTTCGAGATATTTCATCATTTTTTTTCCAAGATCACGATCTTCTTGGGAAAGAGGAAATGAGACTTTTTTTGCTGTCGCTCTTAATGTTGGATTTCCTTCACGAATAATATCCTTCATTAAAATCATGACAATCTTCCTTTGGTTAAAATTTACTTAATAATAACATAGATAATTCACTTTGGCATCGATAACGTTAACTATTATTTTATTTTTTATAATTTTATAACCTATTTTGCCGTACTATTTCCAGCTGAATATTTTTGATGGCTGCGATAAGTAAAAAGTTTAAGGCTATTGTCTTCATACGTTGCGAGATAAATATCACTAGCTTGAAAGCCTCTCTTTTTTATTTCTTGTTTTAGCCAATCTTCATCTTTATTTATGGATTCTAGTGACTCTATTAAAATTTGACCGTCCGTAATTAAAGGTGCGTTAATCATTGATTCACCTTCTTGAATTATTGTAAGCTGACCATTTTGTTCAAGAACCGCTTTTTTTACTTTTTTTAAGTCTTCAATTCCATCAGTTCTTAATTGGAACATAAGAGTACTAGCGGTCATTCCCCGGTTGGTAAGAGCATCAACATTTATTTTTCCATTTGAAATAACGGTAAGCGGTGATCCTTCGACAAGCTTTTTGACTACTCGTGTATGATTAGTTAGAAATCTTATTAACAAAACAACAATAGTCCAAATTACTAATACTAAGAAAAATTGAAGGGGAGTAATAGCTTCGTTGTAAATAATACCACCAACAATTCCCCCTAAAACATAATTTTGCATTTGGTCAATTACGTTTGTTGGTGCTAGATTTCCTTTTCCTGATAGATTGATTTGAGCAATTATACAAATAAAACCTAATACAAATTTAATTGCAACTTCACTATAATTAATCATTGTAGACTCCTTACTTTATAAAATTGATGTCTTTATTTACAAGTGCGGCTTTGACTAGCTGATAACTGGAAAAATCACTATTAAAAAGAACTTGATAATAGTCTTTTTTGATTTTTACCACCATTTGGTTCGTAAGGGTCGTTTGATTACAAGATATCTCGCTAGTTTTAACCTTTTTATCTTTACTTAGATTTCGTAAAAAAGAAGTCATTTGAGATGCTTGATTGGTACTGCTTTGTGACTGCTGATAGTTAGTGAATTGAATTCCCAACAACAAAATGCCGCAAAGGACAAAAATTATAATTAAATCACGGTATTTATTATCATCGCGATGATGCGCAAATTGAAAAGCTAAAGCAACCAAGATAACCCCAAAAATAGCTGCTACAATAAATTTCATATTTTGCGAACTGTTAATTTGTTTTACTAAATAGTCATAAGTATAGAAGTTCATATTATCCTCCCTTAATCTTTCGTTTATAATTATACTTGGAATTTTTAAGTTGGGTTATAAAAAATGAAAAATATTGACAGTTCTTCTTTTTTTAGATAGAATTTTATATTGTTCATGGGTAGTAGCCAAGCGGTAAGGCAGTGGACTCTGAATCCATAATGCGTAGGTTCGAATCCTATCTACCCAATGTCAGGAAATTAAAAATGCCATCGTTGAATTCAGCGATGGTTTTTTTGTTTTCAAAAATCAATGGGGGTATCAAATTGAAAAAAAGTAGTAGTTGGTACAAAGTATTTATTATTTTGGGTGCGTATCTTTTGTTTCGCTTTTTCATAAAAGTTGCTGAAAATTTTGGCTTATTTTCAAAATTACATATTCATAGTTTTGTTTGGCTGCAGACGATACTAGAAATTTTGATTATTGTTTATATGATTTTGATAAACCATTATTTTATAAGACAAATGATTAGTTATGATATAAAAATTAAAAACTCTTTTTTAGTTCTTTTACCAGTAGTTTTATTGTTATTGATGTTTATGGCTTCGATTTCGGAAAGCGGAAGTGATCAGACATATGCTTACGTTTTGCCGCTTCCGTTGGCAGCAGGTTTTTTTGAAGAGTACTTGTGTCGAGGCTTGCTCCTTCCTCAAATATTAAAATCAATAAATGGGATCAAAAAAGTTGAAAGTAAAAATGTTTATTTAGCAGTATTCTTCTCTTCTTTAATATTTGCTTGCCTTCACTTTTTTAACTTAGCATCACAAGATCTTGTAACTACTTGTCTGCAAGTATGGTTTGCATTGTGCGCAGGAGTATTCTTTTCAAGTCTTTATGTCAGTTCTGAATCAATTATTCCTTCATTTCTATTTCACTTTTTATATGATTATTTATCTATGTATACGAATGGACCCGCGCAGCAAAAAGTTTCTGTAAATTACCAGACCATTTTATCAATTTCCATTTCAACTATTTTTTTCCTTGGATACAGTTGGCTTTTGATTAACAAAAATAAATTAAAAAAGAGAAGCGATTGGCTTAGCAATTTAATTAATAATTAAATTTCAAACATGAATGCATTGTAAGCGCATTTTTGGTAAAGTAGTAATATTAATTATTTTTTAGAATTGGGAGATTGTAATGAAAAAATATAGTGTTGGTCTAGATATAGGAATTGGTTCAGTAGGATGGGCAGTAATCGATGATGACTATCAGGTTTTAAAAGCCAGAGGTAAAAATTTGATGGGAGCAAATCTGTTCAATTCTGCTGAAACAGCAGCTGACCGTCGTGTGTATAGAACTACAAGACGTCGACTTTCTAGAAGAAGATGGCGAATCAATCTCCTGAATGAAATTTTTGCGCCAGAACTTGCATTAGTAGATGAGAATTTTCTTAAGCGTTTAAAATATACTTGGGTACATCCTTTAGATGAAAAAAATCGTAGTTATTTTTATGGAGGTGCGGTTTTTGGAGATTCACAAGGTGATAAAGATTTTTATAAAGAATATCCGACAATTTACCATTTGCGTAAAAAGTTAGCTGAAGATGATAATAAGCACGACCTTAGAGAGGTTTATTTA
Proteins encoded in this window:
- the rnjA gene encoding ribonuclease J1; the encoded protein is MPTKSKKTKNVRVAAIGGLGEIGKNMYCIEYNDKIVVIDCGIKFPEDDLLGIDYVISDYQHLIKNRDKILGLVITHGHEDHIGGIPFLLRQLPGIDIYAGPLALALIQSKLEENGLTKDCQLNEINEDSVLDFGEMSVTFFRTTHSIPDTLGVAVHTPEGIIVQTGDFKFDLTPVDGQPAPNLQRMAKLGSDGVLLLMSDSTNAEIPTFTKSERFVGTSIRNIMGAIEGRIIFASFASNISRIKQASDVAIEQGRKIAVFGRSMEAAIKNGIELGYLDYPKDTLIEPKDVNKVSGDKLMILCTGSQGEPMAALSRIANGTHKQISIVPGDTVIFSSSPIPGNTASVNHVINGLEEAGANVIHGKVNNVHTSGHGGQEEQKLMLRLMKPKFFMPIHGEYRMLKIHTELAQLCDVPKENCFIMENGDVLEVNHEKAEVVDHFPASDAFVDGNGIGDIGNAVIHERQLLSEDGLVAACATVKMKTGQILSGPDILSRGFIYMRESGDLINQAQKQVYHAIKQCFREQQHVNESMLNEAIIDALQDYLYDKTERKPIVIPMIISV
- a CDS encoding RNA polymerase epsilon subunit; this encodes MIYKVYYQEDSESAPRRESTKCLYAEAESIPDLKKKITDKFNYGIEYVTELNDEYLNYEKEHNPDFSIIKDL
- a CDS encoding DUF3290 domain-containing protein → MNFYTYDYLVKQINSSQNMKFIVAAIFGVILVALAFQFAHHRDDNKYRDLIIIFVLCGILLLGIQFTNYQQSQSSTNQASQMTSFLRNLSKDKKVKTSEISCNQTTLTNQMVVKIKKDYYQVLFNSDFSSYQLVKAALVNKDINFIK
- a CDS encoding DUF421 domain-containing protein is translated as MINYSEVAIKFVLGFICIIAQINLSGKGNLAPTNVIDQMQNYVLGGIVGGIIYNEAITPLQFFLVLVIWTIVVLLIRFLTNHTRVVKKLVEGSPLTVISNGKINVDALTNRGMTASTLMFQLRTDGIEDLKKVKKAVLEQNGQLTIIQEGESMINAPLITDGQILIESLESINKDEDWLKQEIKKRGFQASDIYLATYEDNSLKLFTYRSHQKYSAGNSTAK
- a CDS encoding CPBP family intramembrane glutamic endopeptidase; its protein translation is MKKSSSWYKVFIILGAYLLFRFFIKVAENFGLFSKLHIHSFVWLQTILEILIIVYMILINHYFIRQMISYDIKIKNSFLVLLPVVLLLLMFMASISESGSDQTYAYVLPLPLAAGFFEEYLCRGLLLPQILKSINGIKKVESKNVYLAVFFSSLIFACLHFFNLASQDLVTTCLQVWFALCAGVFFSSLYVSSESIIPSFLFHFLYDYLSMYTNGPAQQKVSVNYQTILSISISTIFFLGYSWLLINKNKLKKRSDWLSNLINN
- the def gene encoding peptide deformylase, whose amino-acid sequence is MILMKDIIREGNPTLRATAKKVSFPLSQEDRDLGKKMMKYLEVSQDEKLAEKYHLRAGVGLAAPQIDVSKRVAAVLVPDNDGSIVFKDVLYNPRILRESVKRAALNEGEGCLSVDRNVAGLVIRTDRITLEYYDVNGERHEIKLENYPAIVVQHEIDHLNGTLFYDHIDKESPFKLPENTIIIE